CCCATTAgaagcatgaaccaccacactcagctttttgtTAATtcccccatcccccattcccgCCCGCCACCGCCCTCACACACTctgcctgtttcctcatctgttatGATGAATGAATGATAGCAGTAGTTCCTAATCTTGGGATTTGGTGTGAGGAGTGAATGGACTGATACACATAGTCAGGGCGTGGAGCATACCTCTGTTTGTTGTAGTGGGGGCGAAGATGGGTAGGTGTCTGGAAAaacagggcaggatggaagcccTCGGAGCCATGGGGGAGGTGAATGAATCCCACGCTCACACAGAGACCCCTTAGACGTTTTATTAGGGCTTAGACAGAACTGGGGGGCCTTCCGTCTTCCCCAGGAGGAGCTCAGATCTGGACATAGGACAAGGTGATGTCACCTTTGATCTCCAGCATGTCTATCCTCTGGAACGCCTGGAACCGATGTGAGTAGTCGAAAAGGTGCTGGCCGTTGGCGAACACTTTGAATCGATCGGTGCCGCAGCGGATTGacagctgtgggggaggggagaggtaaGGCCCAGCAGGACCCGGGGCTGTGGGAGGCGGGGCAGGGACCCCAGACTCACATCAAAGAACTGCCCAGGGCCAAATGGGTTGTAGCTGATCTTCCTCTCCTCGGAGCCCCAGGAGCCGTTCATAAAGCTGTTGCGAACCACGCCCTCACCCATGCGAGGGTTGATGTGGAGAGCTATGTCCCCGGACGACCCCACCTTGAAGTTGATGATAAAGCTGAGGACAAATGAGATGTCGTCAAGGGGGGGGGCTGGGGTCTTGAcctctggggaggagggggagggctggggtctTGACctcaggggaggaggggagaggctggGGTCTTGActtctggggaggagggagagggctgGGGTCTTGACCTCTGggcctgagggaggagggctggtgCCTTGACCTCTGGGCCTGAGGGCGGAGGGGGAAATTCCCACGCCAGCCTGGGTGCTTACTTCTTGGCTGTGGGAAGTATATAACCCTTGACGATGATGGTCCTTCGGGCTATAAGCCCCCCATGTAGGGTCCCCACATATGGCACAGGCTGTAGAAAAAGAACATGGGTCCCATCCAGTCTCTGACTAGAGAAGCCAGGTGCAAGACCACATTTTCACAGGGAAGCGGCATTTTGCCTGTGAATTGTCCCCAACCACGTCTCCCCCGAACCCTGGCCACCGACTGCATCTActctcacctcccacccccaaaccTCGGCCCACATGCAGTCCACCCTTTCTGGGCTCCCTGTATCCcctgcttctcttcagcccctagTCCCTGGAACACCATACCGGATTGAAGGTTGGGGGTCCCGCCATGACCTGCAAATGAAGAAAGGGAAGTCACTGTACAATATTTGACAAATATCCGACATGTatccatccctctccccaccccaaattacccccaccccccacatgccCACATGCCCCTCCCACTTACAGGCAGGCTGTTCATCTGTGGAGGGTAGTACCCAGGACCCTGCAGggtggacagacagaaggaaaagtggTGAGGAAATGTAGAGTCCTTCGACTGCGCCCCCCCAGTCTCCTCTGCCATTAATCCTCCACCTCTGGGAGAGCCTGCCCACCCCTCAGCAGGTACTTACAGGTTGAGGTGGGCTAGCCATATGTCCCTGTGGGCACAGAGAGAAGGAGGTCAGGGTTGGGACCCTCAATTCTGGACTGGAAAGCTTTGAGGAGTGTAGCTTGGGGCAGCCCCTCAGGTACGTGGATAGACCCTGCTGTATTTGGGGACCACCAGAGCCTCGGCGGCTTTAGGGCAACACCTGGTAAATTCTGTTCTTTGTTCCGCCTTCCACAGCCTTGTATTAGCCCCTTCTGCCCCAGGGCCCCATTCAACCCTTGAAGTTCCCTAGCCTAGGGTAATCTAGAACGCGGGATTCCAGGGGCAAATGGGGCCGTCGGTACTTCTCTCCAGGCCTGTGAGGACCAAAGCCCTCTCATCCTATCTCCAGCCATCACTGGCCTGCTTCACACACCCAACACTAGAGCAAGCCAGAGCGGGAGTCGGCccaagttcctgtctccaccaggCTCCCCGCGCGCTTGTGAGTGCTTGTTCACATCTCTTCCAGTCTCTGCGGCTGTCTCTCCTGGAGCCGCCATGCTGTGCAGGTGACTGACTCTCTCCAGAACACCTCCACAGCCTCATCggcctcttttcatttctctggtagcctgggctgtcctggaactcactctgtagaccaggctagtcttgaactcagaaatcccctgcctctgcctcctgagtgctgcaattaagggtgtgtgccaccactgccctgctcatcatccttgtttttattgttttctcatctttttaaTTAACTCCTGTTCTGAAAGCCCttcaaatcaatcaatcatcaatctgtctcaccaccaccaccaccaccactaccacacatatacatatacaccagGGTCTTGATATGTGgcacaggctggtctccaacttgcAGTGAacaccctgtctcagcctcctgatgctggggttacaggcaggagTCACCATACAGGGCAGACTCCATATTTGACATCAGCACCCCAACCCCATGATTGTGTGGCTGTAActtgttccttctctcctttggaTGACGAACTCGTCATTTTGATTCACTGACTTGTTGAAGAACAggttgattgattttattttattttcaaaatatttattaaatgtatgtgtatgtgcctaagTACATGCCTGTACCATGTGTGcagagcctgtggaggtcagaggaggcttcagattccctggactgcagttacagatgcttgtgagctaccgctttgagtgctgggaactgaacccaggtcttcctggtctttttaagacagagtctcactatatagactgggctggccttgtgctcacagagatccccctgcctctgcctcccaagtactaggattaagtAAGTGCTCTTCATTGCAGTCCCTCCCTCTAGCCCCCAGACTGACAGCTTGGACTCTTAGGCTTTCGTTGCTTAGTTGGTTGGTATTGAGaaaggaactcaggaactcaTCCCACACCCTAAGCTAGCTTACTCTAGCTGAGCCAGGGCCctagctcctcactgggggattctaggcaggggcttcACCACTgggccacatcccagcccctcactggaggattctaggcaggggctctaccactgagccacaccccagcccctcactgggggattctaggcaggggttctaccactgaaccacaccccagcccctcactgggggattctaggcaggggttctaccactgagccacaccccagcccctcactgggggattctaggcaggggctctaccactgagccacaccccagccctcactgggggattctaggcaggggctctaccattAAGCAAGCTTCAACTTGAGACTTTTGGCAGTGGCGTGCTACTTTATCGCAGTGGGTGTGTGCTGGAGGCTCCTCGTAGGCTGTGTACTTGGGTGTGGAGCTTCTAGGACACTGGGACTCATGTTTGCTTGGCCTTCAGATCTAGCTCTGTTGGCCAATTTCCAAGGTGATTGCACCAAATTACTCCCTGAACAGCCATATGGTAGCTGTGCTCGCTGATCCACATGCCTGCAAAAGGACACACAGTattgtgccatgctttgttccaTTACAACCTGATGGGTATGCAGTGACAACTCACTGTGGCTTTGTGCTTCCTGGGTGACTAATGTGCCAGGCAACCTGTCCTGAATGTGTTTGCTAGTCCTGAACTCTTTATCTTCTAGTCTTTTCTTGTCTCACTTTCTGACCCAGTTTctgacctcttcttcctcctggaaGCCCTTCTTGATTAAGTCAGATTCTTCCTTTAGCAGCTCAGAGCTCCTTGGTATAACCCCGCCCCTCTGCCTGAGGCCCCTTATTGGATCCTGACCCTCTCTCTGCCCACATCCCCTCTCACGGTCTTGACCATGGAGCCATGCCTGTCTGGTCATGCATCTATCTTGATCACCGCAGGGTCCCCAGGCCCACCGGTCCGAGGGACTAGAGGTGGGCACATAGACAGTGACGAATGTGAGAAGGGGTCCTTGAAGCAAGTGAAGAGACCTTCCGTACCGGATATGGGGCTGGGGCAGATTGGCCTCCCAGGAAGTTGATTGACTGGAGTTCCAAGTCTCCATCCACATGCAGATGGTTGACCATCTGTAGCGGCAGCCGGTGCCTATATTCATAGAAGGGATTTCCATTTACCACgacctggaggccagagagaaggTGTCACACATCAGCACCCTGACACAAGGGACTGTGAGAAGGTGGAAATgggtgtgtatttatttatttagtgtgtatgtgtgtgcatgagtgttcaggtatgtgcaggtgcacgtgtgtgcacgttTATGTGGACGCCAGAGGTCAGCTGTGAGTGTTGTACTCAGAGCCATCCATCTGccttgtttttttgaaacagggtctctctggaaCCTGGGAGCTGTCAGTaggctaggctggtggccagcaagcccctgatcctcctgtccctgcctccctggagctgggattatGAGCATGGCCCACCACCCCCAGTTCATTATTAGgaagggatggaactcaggtcctcaaacttgCATTAATGACTGAGTCACTTCCCCAGCCTCAAGGGAtcttctcccccatccccaagagacagggtttctctgtggaaagtccccactgtcctgaaactcactctgcagaccaggctggcctcaaactcacaaagatcacctgcctctgcctcctgagtgctgctgggatcaaaggcgtgaaatcttaaattaaaactggcggtggtggtgcacgcctttaatcccagcactcgggtgcaGAAGCAGACggaaatctgtgagttcaaggctggcctgttctatatagcaagttccaggatagccaggcctatagagagagatcctgtctcaaaaaaacaaacaaacaaacaaatgaaacaaacaaacaaacaaacaaaccaacggTAAAAGTCAAAGGAAGGCTGGGAGCGTGGCTTAGTTACGGAGCAAGCACTTTGCACTCACAGGGTGTGCACCAGGCTCTGGAGTCCATCAGCAGGGTAGACGGCAGGGAGGCCAAGGGTGAGGGAGGGCTGCAGGGAGGGGGGCTGCAGGGAGGGGGAAGGCTACAGGAAGGGGGAGAGCTGCAGGGAGGGGGCTGTGGGGGGGCTGCAGGGAGGGGGCTGTGGGGGGGCTGCAGGGAGGGGGCTGCAGGGAGGGGGCTGCAGGGAGGGGGCTGTGGGggggctgcagggagggagggctgcagggagggggctgcagggagagggctgcagggagggagggctgcaGGGAGGGGGCTGCATGAAGGAGGCTGCAGGGAGGGAGGCTGCAGGGAGGGAGGCTGCAGGGAGAGGGCTGCAGGGAGGGGGCTGCAGGGAGGGGGCTGCAGGGAGGGGGGCTGCAGGGAGGGGGCTGCAGGGAGGGGCTACAGGGAGGGGGGCTGCAGGGAGGGGGGCTGCAGGGAGGGGGGCTGCAGGGAGGGGGGCTGCAGGGAGGGGGCTGCAGGGAGGGGGCTGCAGGGAGGGGGGCTGCAGGGAGGGGGCTGCAGGGGGGGCTGCAGAGAGGGAGGGCTAGAGGGAggctagagggagggagggctagagggagggagggctagagggagggagggctgcagggagggagggctagagggagggagggctagagggagggagggagctgcagggagggagggctagagggagggagggctgcagggagggagggctagagggagggagggagctgcagggagggagggctagagggagggagggctagagggagggagggagctgcagggagggagggctagagggagggagggctgcagggagggagggctagagggagggagggagctgcagggagggagggctagagggagggagggctagagggagggagggctagagggagggagggctagagggagggagggctagagggagggagggctgcagggagggagggctagagggagggagggctgcagGGAAGGGGCTGCAGGGGGGGGGCTGCAGGGAGGggggctgcagggagggagggatgtagggaggagggctgcagggagggggctgcagggagggagggctgcaGGGAGGGGGGCTGCAGGGAGGGGCTGCAGGGAGGGGACTCAGACCTTGTAGTAGTCAGACATGACCATGAACACCAGCTCGAAGTGGCTGCCCCTGGAGAAAGGCATGCtcatcttcttctcctctttgCCCCATTGTCCGTTCTGCTTCGTGTTGAAGACCACCTTGTCCCAGCCGTCAAAGCGGGGATTGAAGTGGAAGGCGATGTCTGCCCCCTCATCCTGCCCCACGGTGAAGTCCACGCGGAACCTGGAGGCACACAAAGGGGTGCGTCAGTGTCTGCGGCCGGTGCGTGAGGTCTTCTGTGGAAGCTCTGACTCGGTCCTGGAGCCTCCCCGACCCAGCTCACGGGCAGGCAGGGACCCTGAGTTTTGTGGGGCCGGGTCTTGTGGGCCCCCCTCgtccctgcttctccttctcctctccccagaGTCTCCTCAATGATCAGActtccttttatcatttttttctttgggggCTGGCGGGGGGGATGATGATGTAGGTCagggctcactctgtagcccaggctggcctctgacttgtcatcttcctgcctcagcctcaggaattctgggatcacaggcatgcagcaCCTGAGGACAGGATCTTTGTTCCCATGCAGACCCTGTTCTCAGCACACGTGGCTATTTAATAAGGAGGGAACACCAAATAAAGACGCAAGACCTGGGGGCTGGAGGAAACCTTAGCTGGTGCCTGTGTAAGCGCAACCAACCCGTGTGGCGCatgctcactgaccagccagcctgacCAACAAGCTCTGGGCCCCgtgagagactctgtcccaaaacaAGGTAGATAAACCAggtgtgttggcacacgcctttaatcccagagacaggcaaatctcagtgagttcgaggccagactgggctacatagcaagttccaggctagccagggctacacagtgagaccctgtctcagaaacaaacaaagcaaaagaaacaaaaaacaaacaaagcctgaCTGAAGTGACAcctaaagttgacctctggcctccatatgcacacacacacacacacacacacacacacacacacacacacaaaggtggatggtgcctgagaaAGATACCTCAGGTTAACCTCTGgccgacacacacacatgcattcacgcatgcacacacacacacacacacacacacacacacacacacacacacacacgtacactctgcacacacatgcacattaaaaTGATAAGGAAACAACATGGGGGACTTAGTTCAATAATTCCCACGTTGAAGCCTGAAAAGAACTAAGCCTCAGTGGAATTGCTCTCTTTTGCACATTGAAACCTGACAAtcagcccattttacagatgggaagcTGAAGTACAGAGATGTCCAGTACTCGCTCTAAATTACACAGTGGCCGAGTGTCCCCACCCCCAGGGGGGTGACTTAGATTCTGAGCTTGTGACCTGAGTTCACTCTCTCAAATCTGTCAGGGTATTATCCCAGCCGTGGGGCCACCTCTCCCGGTGACCCCTTCCTGACCTCTTGGCCAAACTTGACAGGACTCACTCAGCCCTTTACTCTACGGGA
The nucleotide sequence above comes from Peromyscus maniculatus bairdii isolate BWxNUB_F1_BW_parent chromosome 1, HU_Pman_BW_mat_3.1, whole genome shotgun sequence. Encoded proteins:
- the Lgals4 gene encoding galectin-4; protein product: MAFVPAPGYQPTYNPTLPYKRPIPGGLNVGMSVYVQGVAKENMKRFRVDFTVGQDEGADIAFHFNPRFDGWDKVVFNTKQNGQWGKEEKKMSMPFSRGSHFELVFMVMSDYYKVVVNGNPFYEYRHRLPLQMVNHLHVDGDLELQSINFLGGQSAPAPYPGHMASPPQPGPGYYPPQMNSLPVMAGPPTFNPPVPYVGTLHGGLIARRTIIVKGYILPTAKNFIINFKVGSSGDIALHINPRMGEGVVRNSFMNGSWGSEERKISYNPFGPGQFFDLSIRCGTDRFKVFANGQHLFDYSHRFQAFQRIDMLEIKGDITLSYVQI